The DNA window AACGTCACCAATCTTCCATCCTGCCGTCGACATGGATCTTGTGGCCGGGGCAGTGGGCAGCATCGTCACCAAGCTCGGTGAGCTCCTGCACCGGGAGTACAAGCTGCAGATGGGCCTGCCGGAGCAAATCGAGTATCTGAAAAATGAGCTCGAGAGTGCGCACACGGCTCTCTGCAAGGTGGGCGCGACGCCGCCGGAGCAGCAGGATCCACAAGTCCGGCTCTGGGCTCGCGAGGTCAGAGAGGCGTCCTACGAGATGGAGGACATCCTCGATGCCTTCCTCGTCGATGTCGTGGAGGGGGCCGCCCCACCTGAGAACAAGAATGCCCTGCTTCAACGTCTCAAGAAGATGACGGCCAAGCTGTTGAAGAAGAGCAAGGCGCGCCACGACATCGCCGGCGCGATCGCGGACATGAAGAAACGACTCCAGGAGGTGTGGGACCGCCGCGACAGGTACTCCATACCCGTTGCAGTGGCTGCGCTGGGCACCAAACTGGATCCTCGCCTTGTGAACATGCACAAAGAGGCAGCACAGATTATCGGCATCGAGAGGACGAGGGCCGAGCTCATAGCCATGCTTCAGTCATCGACCCACGGCCATGGAGATGCTGGTGCCTCCAGCAGCAACAACCGGACCAAGATAGTTTCTGTGGTGGGAGCTGGTGGTCTGGGCAAGACCACTCTTGCCAAGGTGGTGTACGACGAGCTGAGTCCGGGATATGATTGTCGAGCCTTTGTTTCGGTTGGCCGCAATCCTGACCTGGTGCAAGTCTTCACCAGCATCTTCCTCCTTCTCGACGAAAAAAAGTACAAGGCCATTCGTGATGTAAAGGACCTACAACTGCTCATTGGCGAACTCCGAAAATTCCTTGAAAACAAGAGGTATGCATTAATCAGTTGTCACCAGATTACCTATAGTTTCTCTGTTTCAAtttatgattatatatatatatatatatatatatatgtatatctgcTACACTGTTTGTGCTGTGTGCATACTATTGGGGAGCATACTTACGTTTACCATTTAATTTGAAGATGTTTCTTTCTCATTATGTATCGATGATGCAGTTGTGGTACAATTaattcttcttcttgctagggAATTTATATTTGATAAACAAATCTAGGATGTTTGTTTTTTTCATTATGAATCAAAGCTGCAGTTGTGGCACAATACTCCTTTTTTGCTAGGCAATTTATATTTGATAATGCAAAGTTATAAAGTACCACTGTCAGATTCTACCTTGAGTAGAGGAATCCGGATTTTCATCCTTTGTCTAAAAATCTATAAAGTGCCACTAGTATGTAATTTTCAAAGACTAAATAAAAGTGAGACATCACCCATATTCAATACTCGTATAGTACAGATGTAGTGCCGTTCTTCTTCTGCCTATTCATAATGAGTACAGATGTATAGTATAGACGATAGATGTTCCACGGTTTACTAACTCTGCCTATTCATTTGTACTGTCTTTTTGGTAGGTACTTCATCGTTATTGACGACGTATGGGACATAAATTCCTGGCAAGCAATAGGATCAGCCTTGCATCGGAACAATAACGGAAGTAGAGTAGTCAAAACTACTCGAAATCTTGAAGTAGCCTGCAGCGATGAAGTTTACAAGCTTGGCCCTCTTTCACATGATAACTCAAAGAAGCTCTTTTATATGAGGCTATATGGCGGTGAAGACAAATGTCCTGCTCATCATCCTGAAGAGGCATCCCAAAAAATTCTGGACAAATGTGCCGGTGTGCCATTAGCTATCATCACAATGGCTAGCTTGTTGGTAGGCAAATCAAGAGAGGATTGGTTTGAGGTCTGCAGCTCTCCTGGTTTCTATCGTGGTAGAGAGAACAAGCAAGTA is part of the Miscanthus floridulus cultivar M001 chromosome 9, ASM1932011v1, whole genome shotgun sequence genome and encodes:
- the LOC136480721 gene encoding disease resistance protein RGA5-like, whose amino-acid sequence is MDLVAGAVGSIVTKLGELLHREYKLQMGLPEQIEYLKNELESAHTALCKVGATPPEQQDPQVRLWAREVREASYEMEDILDAFLVDVVEGAAPPENKNALLQRLKKMTAKLLKKSKARHDIAGAIADMKKRLQEVWDRRDRYSIPVAVAALGTKLDPRLVNMHKEAAQIIGIERTRAELIAMLQSSTHGHGDAGASSSNNRTKIVSVVGAGGLGKTTLAKVVYDELSPGYDCRAFVSVGRNPDLVQVFTSIFLLLDEKKYKAIRDVKDLQLLIGELRKFLENKRYFIVIDDVWDINSWQAIGSALHRNNNGSRVVKTTRNLEVACSDEVYKLGPLSHDNSKKLFYMRLYGGEDKCPAHHPEEASQKILDKCAGVPLAIITMASLLVGKSREDWFEVCSSPGFYRGRENKQVDDTMWILSLSYYDLPSHLKTCLLYLSVYPEDYEIEKDSLIWKWVAEGFIEKKTGTSLFQRGEEYFHQLINRNMIQGVESEEEGIIHCCHVHDMVLDLIRGLAGEENFITISNEDGGTSSRHKVRRIAHQNRILLDQSHPDSHRDMTQLRSLVALGCDICGLVLHPSFKLLRVLALERCTSSDNFEYDRHGLEHLGNLVHLRYLGLRGTKVRELPEAIGALKLLETLDLEDIGGYGMQVQLPSSVSLLTRLVCIRCDEYTKVPDGLLQKVTSLEELQICVDMLSFESKRQFLKELGNQSLLRVLRVIGIGRLDESVQAELLKSLGNLQELQHLDLHVIRFLESTPASTEWHKAVLSEQLRHLLIQGIMFPCVPSFIDPTLLPNLCYLDLCVDHMDEAGCGS